Proteins encoded within one genomic window of Candidatus Syntrophocurvum alkaliphilum:
- a CDS encoding Nif11-like leader peptide family RiPP precursor, whose product MEEKLRLLQVKCEGDQDFADKLFSFEKSEEVQSYLSENGMDFSIEEINELKDVINMSYEMGEISDNDLENVAGGGPVASYLITVAAADIISGGRISSSFKQSAKKVGRALTSW is encoded by the coding sequence ATGGAAGAAAAATTAAGACTATTACAAGTGAAATGTGAGGGTGACCAAGATTTTGCAGATAAGCTTTTTAGCTTTGAAAAATCAGAAGAAGTGCAAAGTTACTTAAGTGAAAATGGCATGGATTTCAGCATAGAAGAAATCAATGAATTAAAAGATGTAATAAACATGTCATATGAAATGGGTGAGATATCTGATAATGACCTTGAAAATGTAGCTGGAGGAGGTCCAGTAGCTAGTTATTTAATTACTGTTGCTGCTGCTGATATAATTTCTGGTGGTAGAATATCTTCAAGTTTTAAACAATCGGCAAAAAAAGTTGGTCGTGCTCTTACCAGTTGGTAA
- the aroA gene encoding 3-phosphoshikimate 1-carboxyvinyltransferase, which translates to MKSVLTNSKPLKGEITVGPDKSISHRGVILSSVADGEGIVKNYLHSEDIFSTINCMNMLGVDIKITPEKLIIKGKGLNGLKEPNQVLDCGNSGTTMRLLSGVLASNKFFSVMSGDSSLNNRPMKRVIEPLKTMGVQVYAREDNYAPIAIQGSEQINGIEYRLPVASAQVKSSLILAGLKANSPSTIIEPAKTRDHTERMLKAMGADINQEGLQIKLNPVDELKPQEFIVPADISSAAFFIVAALIVKGSELKIREVGINSTRAGLINVLLNMGANIKLENEQIIGGEPVADIIVSYSQLKATDISGDIIPTLIDELPILAVAMATAEGESKVTGASELRVKETDRIKSTCSELQKIGVNIKELEDGFTVKGPNKLKGATVESYKDHRIAMSLAIAALIAEGEMLINDSEAVSISFPEFWDILNSAIK; encoded by the coding sequence ATGAAAAGCGTATTAACTAACTCAAAACCACTTAAAGGTGAAATAACAGTAGGACCTGATAAGTCCATTTCACACCGCGGTGTAATACTTTCCTCTGTTGCAGATGGTGAAGGAATAGTAAAAAATTATTTACATTCAGAAGATATATTTTCTACCATTAATTGTATGAATATGCTAGGAGTAGATATAAAAATAACTCCAGAAAAATTAATAATTAAAGGTAAAGGACTAAATGGCTTAAAGGAGCCTAATCAAGTATTAGACTGTGGAAACTCGGGGACTACAATGCGTTTATTATCAGGAGTTCTCGCTAGTAACAAATTTTTTTCAGTAATGAGTGGTGACTCCTCACTAAACAATAGACCAATGAAAAGAGTTATAGAACCATTAAAAACAATGGGTGTACAAGTTTATGCTCGGGAAGATAATTATGCACCTATAGCAATACAAGGTTCAGAACAAATAAATGGAATAGAGTATAGACTACCTGTAGCAAGTGCTCAAGTGAAATCATCTCTAATCTTAGCGGGATTGAAAGCAAATAGTCCTAGCACAATAATAGAACCAGCTAAAACCCGTGATCATACTGAAAGAATGCTTAAAGCTATGGGGGCAGATATCAATCAAGAGGGTTTACAGATTAAGTTAAATCCAGTTGATGAGCTAAAACCACAAGAGTTTATAGTGCCTGCAGATATTTCCTCAGCAGCATTTTTCATTGTTGCAGCATTAATAGTAAAAGGCTCTGAATTAAAAATTCGAGAAGTAGGGATTAATTCAACTAGGGCAGGTTTAATTAATGTATTACTTAACATGGGAGCTAATATAAAACTAGAAAACGAACAAATAATAGGTGGAGAGCCAGTTGCTGATATTATAGTTTCTTATTCGCAGTTAAAGGCTACCGATATATCAGGTGATATAATTCCAACCTTGATAGATGAACTACCTATTTTAGCTGTAGCTATGGCAACTGCAGAAGGAGAATCAAAAGTTACAGGAGCGTCTGAGTTAAGGGTTAAAGAAACAGATAGAATTAAATCTACATGTAGTGAACTACAAAAAATAGGGGTAAACATAAAAGAATTAGAAGATGGATTTACTGTCAAAGGGCCTAACAAACTAAAAGGTGCAACAGTAGAATCTTATAAAGATCATCGAATTGCAATGAGCTTAGCTATAGCTGCATTAATCGCGGAAGGTGAAATGTTAATAAATGACTCAGAGGCAGTAAGTATTTCCTTTCCGGAATTTTGGGATATTTTAAACAGCGCAATTAAATAA
- a CDS encoding prephenate dehydrogenase, with the protein MKYNVTIIGVGLIGGSLALSLKDSPLINKIIGIDTNEEGLKKAVSSGIIDTALNLKQGVSDADIIFICTPLSTYSTILNEIKDNLKTGVIVTDVGSTKQKVMQLYQEILSDEVIAIGGHPMAGSETGGLEGADKYLFENAIYVLTPFNNTDEKYIDILKQVLSATGAKIKVLEPVQHDFTVAIISHVPHITAAALVNLTKGNPNDLMLAAGGFRDTTRIASSNIKIWEDIIFTNKNQLIPALESLINILTDYKEIIENNQLKGLSEYLTSAKTIRDSIPAIRKGLLPSFVDIICIVPDKPGIIGQVGLLLGNIGINIVDIEILRAREGDGGTMRIGVPTLKDAEEAIKKLSKENIKAWLK; encoded by the coding sequence TTGAAGTATAATGTTACAATTATTGGTGTAGGGCTAATTGGAGGTTCATTAGCCCTTTCTTTAAAAGATTCACCATTAATAAATAAAATTATCGGTATAGACACAAATGAAGAAGGATTAAAAAAAGCGGTATCATCAGGTATTATAGATACCGCTTTAAATTTAAAACAAGGGGTAAGCGATGCAGATATTATTTTTATCTGTACACCACTAAGTACATACAGTACTATTCTTAATGAAATAAAAGATAATCTAAAAACGGGTGTGATAGTTACTGATGTAGGTAGTACTAAACAAAAAGTAATGCAGCTTTATCAAGAGATTTTATCCGATGAGGTAATAGCTATAGGGGGACACCCTATGGCAGGATCTGAAACAGGTGGTCTAGAAGGTGCAGATAAATATCTCTTTGAAAATGCTATTTATGTTTTAACTCCTTTTAATAATACAGATGAAAAATATATTGACATACTAAAACAAGTACTTTCTGCAACTGGAGCTAAAATCAAAGTATTAGAACCTGTTCAGCATGATTTTACTGTAGCTATAATTAGCCACGTTCCTCACATAACTGCTGCAGCATTAGTTAATCTAACTAAAGGGAACCCAAATGATTTAATGTTAGCCGCAGGTGGCTTTAGAGATACTACTAGAATTGCATCATCTAACATCAAAATATGGGAAGATATCATTTTTACTAATAAAAACCAGCTGATTCCTGCATTAGAAAGCTTAATAAACATTCTTACAGATTATAAAGAAATTATAGAGAACAATCAACTTAAAGGGTTAAGTGAATATTTAACTTCGGCAAAAACCATTCGTGATTCTATACCAGCTATAAGAAAAGGTCTTTTACCTAGCTTTGTAGATATAATATGCATAGTTCCAGATAAGCCGGGCATTATAGGTCAAGTTGGATTATTATTAGGAAATATAGGAATAAATATAGTAGATATTGAAATTTTGCGAGCTAGAGAAGGTGATGGCGGAACTATGCGTATTGGTGTACCCACACTCAAAGATGCCGAAGAAGCAATAAAAAAACTAAGTAAAGAAAATATAAAAGCATGGCTAAAATAG
- the aroF gene encoding 3-deoxy-7-phosphoheptulonate synthase translates to MIIVMEKNAGHEKIGQVTSKLESKGFQVHLSEGVERTIIGGIGQRTQEVIELFESLPGVEKVVPILNPFKLASREFKQETTTIQVDNQSIGDLNVQIIAGPCAVEGRDEYLEVAQMLKEAGATMLRGGAFKPRTSPYSFQGLEREGLEILKEAKEITGLPVVTEIVDPRIVDMIADFADILQVGARNMQNFFLLKELGRVKKPVLLKRGPSATIEEWIMAAEYIMSSGNKNVILCERGIRTFEKHTRNTLDISAVPIIKQLTHLPIIVDPSHGTGKWELVEPMTLAAVAAGCDGVMVEVHQNPSEALSDGPQSLKPNNFNNLVKKVNNLRIALQASKGESVVEV, encoded by the coding sequence ATGATTATTGTAATGGAGAAAAATGCTGGTCACGAAAAGATCGGTCAGGTAACATCAAAGTTAGAATCTAAAGGATTTCAAGTGCACCTATCAGAAGGTGTAGAACGTACTATTATAGGTGGTATTGGGCAAAGGACTCAAGAGGTCATTGAACTATTTGAAAGTTTACCCGGAGTTGAAAAAGTAGTACCTATACTAAATCCTTTTAAACTTGCATCCAGAGAATTCAAGCAAGAAACAACTACTATTCAGGTTGATAACCAGAGCATAGGGGATTTAAATGTTCAGATTATAGCTGGTCCTTGTGCTGTTGAAGGAAGAGATGAGTACTTAGAAGTAGCTCAGATGCTTAAAGAAGCAGGTGCAACCATGTTAAGGGGTGGTGCTTTTAAACCGCGTACTTCACCATACTCCTTCCAAGGACTAGAAAGAGAAGGACTTGAAATTTTAAAAGAGGCTAAAGAAATAACGGGTCTTCCAGTAGTAACTGAGATTGTAGATCCTAGAATAGTAGATATGATTGCTGATTTTGCAGATATATTACAGGTTGGTGCAAGAAATATGCAAAACTTCTTTTTACTAAAAGAACTAGGCAGAGTTAAAAAACCTGTACTATTAAAAAGAGGTCCCTCAGCAACAATAGAAGAATGGATAATGGCAGCAGAATATATTATGTCTAGTGGAAATAAAAATGTTATTCTTTGTGAACGTGGAATTAGAACCTTTGAAAAACACACACGTAACACTTTAGATATTAGTGCAGTTCCTATTATAAAACAATTAACTCATTTACCCATCATAGTTGACCCTAGCCATGGAACAGGTAAATGGGAATTAGTAGAACCCATGACATTAGCAGCTGTAGCTGCTGGGTGTGATGGGGTTATGGTAGAGGTTCATCAAAATCCAAGCGAAGCCTTATCAGATGGCCCTCAATCATTAAAACCTAATAACTTTAATAATTTAGTAAAAAAAGTTAATAATTTAAGAATAGCATTACAAGCAAGCAAAGGAGAATCTGTTGTTGAAGTATAA
- the aroF gene encoding 3-deoxy-7-phosphoheptulonate synthase, translated as MKPFRLASREYRKEDSIVIIPATEESVSIGEGYCTIIAGPCAVENADQYIDLACTLKSVGVHILRGGLFKPRTSPYSFKGLGIEGLEIMEEAKKKTGLPIITEIMDIRELDFMYNTVDILQIGSRNMQNFSLLEEIGKVDKPILLKRGLSATIEEWLLAAEYVLNGGNTNLILCERGIRTFEPYTRNTVDIGAIPLIKELSHLPIIVDPSHATGKWKMVGPVSRAAIAAGADGIMVEVHPEPDRALSDGKQSLTPENYKKLYSETIALAKLGNKKLK; from the coding sequence ATGAAGCCATTTAGACTTGCTTCCCGTGAATACAGAAAAGAAGATTCTATAGTAATTATACCTGCTACAGAAGAATCAGTATCAATAGGTGAAGGTTATTGTACTATAATAGCTGGACCTTGTGCTGTGGAAAATGCTGATCAATATATAGATTTAGCATGTACGCTTAAGAGTGTAGGTGTTCATATTTTACGGGGTGGGTTATTTAAACCTCGAACATCACCGTACTCATTTAAAGGTTTAGGTATAGAAGGTTTAGAAATTATGGAGGAAGCCAAGAAAAAAACTGGACTTCCTATAATAACTGAAATAATGGATATAAGAGAATTGGACTTTATGTATAATACTGTAGATATACTTCAAATAGGAAGTAGAAATATGCAAAACTTTTCATTACTTGAAGAAATAGGAAAAGTAGACAAGCCTATACTGTTAAAACGTGGTCTATCAGCAACTATTGAAGAGTGGTTACTTGCTGCTGAATATGTATTAAATGGTGGAAATACTAACCTGATTTTATGTGAGAGAGGGATTCGCACCTTTGAACCTTATACTAGAAACACAGTAGATATAGGAGCAATTCCACTAATAAAAGAACTATCTCATCTGCCTATAATAGTGGATCCAAGCCATGCAACTGGCAAATGGAAAATGGTGGGACCTGTCTCGCGAGCAGCAATTGCTGCTGGAGCTGACGGTATTATGGTCGAAGTACATCCTGAGCCCGATCGTGCTTTATCAGATGGAAAACAGTCTTTAACTCCGGAAAACTATAAAAAACTTTACAGTGAAACTATAGCCTTAGCAAAATTAGGCAACAAAAAATTAAAATAG
- a CDS encoding carbon-nitrogen hydrolase family protein translates to MNILAAICQMKVGSDKKTNLSNAQKIIQEAAKKGADMVVLPEVFNSPYQTDLFPAYAEPFGGETTKFLSEMAREHKVLLVGGSIVEKDNDDKIYNTSYVFDANGNLVNKHRKVHLFDIDIPGKIKFQESETLSAGNTIEVFKYKGIGISVMICYDGRFPELARIAALNGAQIIIIPGAFNLTTGPLHWELIMRSRAVDNQVFVVAAAPSRNPDAGYQAWGHSMIVNPWGTIIAQTDEGEGIVMGEIDLDVVNKVRQEIPVLSQRRNDLYQVNYYPKEDF, encoded by the coding sequence TTGAATATTTTAGCTGCCATATGTCAAATGAAAGTTGGTAGTGATAAGAAAACAAACCTTTCAAATGCTCAAAAAATAATTCAAGAAGCTGCAAAAAAAGGTGCTGATATGGTTGTTTTGCCCGAAGTTTTTAATTCTCCATATCAAACCGATTTATTCCCAGCTTACGCAGAGCCCTTTGGGGGTGAAACAACTAAGTTTTTATCAGAAATGGCTCGAGAACATAAGGTTTTATTAGTTGGTGGTTCTATTGTAGAAAAAGACAATGATGATAAGATTTATAATACTAGCTATGTTTTTGATGCTAATGGTAATTTAGTTAATAAACATCGCAAGGTTCATCTTTTTGATATTGATATACCTGGAAAGATAAAATTTCAAGAATCCGAAACTCTATCTGCCGGTAATACTATTGAAGTTTTTAAGTATAAAGGAATAGGAATAAGTGTAATGATTTGTTATGACGGTAGGTTTCCAGAGCTAGCAAGAATAGCTGCTTTAAACGGAGCACAGATTATAATTATTCCTGGAGCTTTTAATCTAACTACTGGTCCACTTCACTGGGAATTAATTATGCGAAGCCGAGCTGTTGATAATCAAGTTTTTGTTGTAGCAGCTGCACCTTCTAGAAATCCTGATGCTGGATATCAAGCATGGGGACACTCAATGATTGTTAATCCTTGGGGTACAATAATAGCACAAACTGATGAAGGTGAAGGAATTGTCATGGGTGAAATCGACTTAGATGTAGTCAATAAGGTAAGACAAGAAATACCTGTTTTAAGTCAAAGAAGAAATGACCTATATCAAGTAAACTATTACCCAAAGGAGGATTTTTAA
- a CDS encoding secondary thiamine-phosphate synthase enzyme YjbQ — protein sequence MKFYTDYLWFNTEKRREYIRITNQVRDALEKSGIQEGMILVSAMHITAGVYVNDNEPGIIEDLDKMLEELAPFGPEYLHHRTGEDNGDAHLKSLLIHHQVILPVTDGKLDLGPWQEVFYAEFDGRRKKRVVIKVMGE from the coding sequence ATGAAGTTTTATACAGATTATTTATGGTTTAATACTGAGAAAAGAAGAGAGTATATACGTATCACCAATCAAGTACGTGATGCCTTAGAAAAAAGCGGTATACAAGAAGGTATGATATTAGTTAGTGCTATGCATATAACTGCGGGAGTTTATGTAAATGATAATGAACCAGGGATAATTGAGGACTTGGATAAAATGCTAGAAGAACTCGCACCATTTGGTCCTGAGTATCTACATCACAGAACTGGCGAAGATAATGGGGATGCTCATCTAAAAAGCCTTTTAATTCACCATCAAGTTATTCTTCCAGTTACAGATGGTAAACTAGATTTAGGTCCATGGCAGGAAGTATTTTATGCAGAATTTGATGGCAGACGAAAGAAAAGAGTAGTTATAAAGGTGATGGGTGAGTAA
- the aroH gene encoding chorismate mutase, with product MALRGIRGAVTVSNDSAEEVLKATRELLDAITIENELLISDIASVLFTVTSDIKSVFPAEAARTMGWDAVPLLCFQEIEVPGALPKCIRVLIHINTNKLQKDIKHVYIGEAKKLRKDLN from the coding sequence ATGGCATTAAGAGGCATAAGAGGTGCTGTTACTGTAAGTAACGACAGTGCAGAAGAAGTACTAAAAGCTACCCGTGAATTACTTGATGCTATAACTATAGAAAATGAACTTTTAATTAGTGATATAGCTAGTGTATTATTTACAGTTACCTCTGATATAAAATCAGTTTTTCCTGCAGAGGCAGCAAGAACAATGGGGTGGGATGCCGTTCCACTTTTGTGTTTTCAAGAAATTGAGGTGCCCGGAGCACTACCAAAGTGTATAAGGGTATTAATACATATAAATACTAATAAACTTCAAAAGGATATTAAACATGTTTATATAGGTGAGGCTAAAAAATTACGAAAAGACCTTAATTAA
- a CDS encoding HutP family protein: MDIGSKIVATSAIKIALTTSRQEEADLKKEFLNQYNVKAVAVDYGGEFINSVGKIVERSVVAAKREGVIKDSHADEGAVAGAAREAISQIMPKALGLNVGGKIGVARHADHVSVAIFLGIGLLHLDEVAIGLGHRAVS, encoded by the coding sequence TTGGATATTGGAAGTAAAATTGTTGCAACATCAGCAATAAAAATTGCCTTAACAACTTCAAGACAGGAAGAGGCAGATTTGAAAAAGGAATTTTTAAATCAGTACAATGTTAAAGCTGTAGCAGTTGATTATGGGGGAGAATTTATTAATTCAGTTGGTAAAATAGTGGAAAGATCTGTAGTTGCAGCAAAACGAGAAGGTGTTATTAAAGATAGCCATGCAGATGAAGGGGCTGTAGCTGGTGCTGCCAGAGAAGCTATTTCGCAAATAATGCCCAAAGCTTTAGGACTTAATGTTGGTGGAAAAATTGGTGTTGCCCGTCACGCTGACCATGTAAGTGTAGCAATATTTTTGGGTATAGGATTACTACATCTTGATGAAGTAGCTATTGGCTTAGGTCATAGGGCAGTATCATAA